Proteins encoded together in one Pelagicoccus enzymogenes window:
- the dapA gene encoding 4-hydroxy-tetrahydrodipicolinate synthase has product MSAQKYTGSMTALATPFLGDGSLAEADLKKLVEAQIQAGIDALVPVGTTGECPTLSHDEHQRVVELTIQTANGRVPVIAGAGSNATREAVSLTKFAHEAGAAGFLHVAPYYNKPSQEGLFRHFSAIAEATDRPVVLYSIPGRCGIQIDVATVERLLSKYPHVNHIKEAGGSVERVDELKKAMGDDLVVLSGDDSLTLPFISAGAEGVISVASNVLPAEVVALVKASLAGDLKTASLWHQKLYPLFKNLFIEPNPVPVKACMVQAGIFQTGRVRLPLCEMQPENKELVLSIFSALQAELTAQA; this is encoded by the coding sequence ATGAGCGCACAAAAGTATACCGGATCAATGACCGCACTAGCGACCCCCTTCCTTGGAGACGGGTCTTTAGCAGAGGCCGATCTGAAAAAATTGGTCGAAGCCCAAATCCAGGCGGGAATCGACGCGCTCGTGCCCGTGGGAACCACCGGCGAGTGCCCGACCCTCAGCCATGACGAGCACCAACGCGTGGTCGAGCTGACCATTCAAACCGCGAACGGCCGCGTGCCAGTGATAGCGGGTGCCGGCTCCAACGCGACCCGCGAAGCGGTATCCTTGACCAAATTCGCGCACGAGGCTGGAGCCGCAGGCTTCCTGCACGTGGCTCCCTATTACAACAAGCCAAGCCAAGAGGGACTCTTCCGCCACTTTTCCGCCATCGCTGAAGCTACGGACCGCCCCGTCGTGCTCTACTCGATCCCTGGGCGCTGCGGCATCCAGATCGACGTAGCCACCGTGGAGCGACTCCTCTCCAAGTATCCACACGTCAACCACATCAAGGAAGCTGGCGGCAGCGTCGAACGCGTCGACGAACTCAAGAAGGCCATGGGCGACGATCTCGTGGTCCTCAGCGGGGACGACAGCCTGACCCTGCCCTTCATAAGCGCCGGAGCCGAGGGCGTAATTTCCGTGGCTTCAAACGTCCTTCCTGCCGAGGTCGTTGCTCTCGTCAAGGCCTCGCTTGCCGGCGATCTCAAGACCGCGAGCCTGTGGCACCAGAAGCTGTACCCGCTCTTCAAGAACCTCTTCATCGAGCCCAATCCCGTTCCCGTTAAGGCCTGTATGGTGCAGGCAGGCATTTTCCAAACCGGACGCGTTCGCCTTCCGCTCTGCGAGATGCAGCCTGAGAACAAGGAACTTGTGCTCTCAATCTTCAGCGCCTTGCAGGCAGAACTCACCGCTCAAGCGTAG